The sequence TGCATCCGAAgtttaggaggggggggggggctggcgtCCAAGGAACTGTCTTGTTCAGATGCTTTACAATTCTGACCAGCGTTGGACCTCTCAGTCATCGAGTGTCCTCCACACTTTCCGCTCCAGACATCATCTCAGATCCCAGAAAAATAAGGCTTTATTTCAAGGTCACCTGGCCACTTTGAGACTTGAGGTTTTTGCTCTCGTCAGTTTGTATACTGATAATGGTTTTAGGTGAAGGAAAATATGAGCAACGTGTAACCGCATTTCCAAACAACCAAGAGTGTCTGTTAAAGCTCAAGGTGACGAACTTGCTGCCCACAAACCAGGCTGGTCATTTTCTCCTTATTGCTAAGGGGTACTTTAAGGTTAGAAAGTAAATTGAAAGTCATTGTTTTTACACAAAATATCACATGTTGTCAGGGACTCACTTGAAGTTTTACATCTCTTGCATGAGTGAAAAGGGTGGAGAGCCAGAGTGGAAACTCCACAGCACCGTTTACTTTACTTATGTGGAAAATCACTTTTAAGGAGAACAAGGCCTCTGGTGGCCTGAAGAGCACTTCCACTGTGGCGTTTTAACGAATAAGGCTTTCTGCATTCATCTGCTTCATTATGCTTCATTATGCAATACATAAAACAGCATTGAGTTTCTACCTACTAACCACTGGCTTTTTGCTTGTCACTTTTCATGCATTTCTATAACGAGTAGTCATGTTCAGCCAAACCTTATCAGAACTCTTTTGGGTTCCGTCTATCTGCAGCTGATGGGATCCTTCGTCCTGGCGGTGGGACTGTGGCTGCGTTTCGACCCTGAAACTGTGTCTCTGCTCAATGGCGACAAGGCTCCAGAGACGTTCTTCATCGGTAAGTGTCATGACATCACaggacaagccggaagtacggtagtagtagtagtaccactgATTTAGTATATATGTTGAATGATTAATAACATGTTTTATTTCGGGGGAAAATAAGTGTTATCTTATTGCTGAGAAATCTTTTTAAGTCTTCTTTTAGGAGTACATATAGCTGCCATGTTTCTCTCATCTCCACCATTCTCAGGCCCGAGGTGGACGTTAGAATAGGCTATTTCAGCGCAGCTCCTTTTACTCTTGAATAAAGGTCTGTCTATCCGTCTGATGGGATGTTCCTACCGCAGGCTTCCCTTCATGTGCATACTCAGACAAATACAGAGTCCACAAGTGCATGAAGagcccacacgcacacacagaaagtGCGTGTAAGGGAAAAATAGTCGGCGCTTCTTTGCACGTCAgtgcaaaagtgtgtgtgtgtgtgtgtgtcttatttGGGTTGATGTGCCAATACCACACGGATTAATGTCTGCATATGATTCGATCTTTTCAAACACTGGGGATGCCCGTGCTTCGGTCACACCGGAGATGACTATGAATAACAGGAAATGACTTGCTACCCATGGAGCATAAATGCATGAGGGGAAACTACAACCACTCACCTCACACAGATGGAAAGAAAGGTGGAGCAAGTGGGTGTTGGGCTATTTAAAAAGCCCTTTAAAGGACAATATGGAAAAACAAGATGCAAAATCAAGCGAAATGGGtaaggtgagagagagaggcgttTGATTGCCTGGTTTAAAGCGCCCACTTCCTACTCTCTGCCCAGTTAATTATGTTGATGTCAgctttaagtgtgtgtttgggtgtaaACTAAGACTCGGATGTGGTTTCACTGGCAGCTTCTCTGTTACACATGGCTTTGACAGCTTCACACAGGCACAGCTGAGCAAGGCCAGCATTTGTTGTGTGTCGTTCCGGTGACGTCAAGCCCATACAAAATACCTCTCTGAAAAGTCAGTTTATATGAAAACCATATTTTTCTACACCTAAAGCACCAGTTGGCACCTTAATCTGGCTGTGAAGCACACAGTTATATAATTGTCACGTCAAACCTCTTCATTGAGGTGGAATCCTTGAAACGTTTCattctcttcctcccacctggGCCCACATCACCTGGGGGAGTTCATTGTCCTCTCGTACACAGCATCCACAGGgctgttgcttagcaacagaCTCCACCTGTATGAGCGCGCTAGAGGAACCAACCCTGTTGTTGAATTCCTCCCTCAGGCCTGCCCGTCATGCACCTTTCCTAACGAGCAGATTAAAGAGTGATCATGTGAGGAGGCCATTGCTGCCGTTTGTTCTGTTGTCCACAGATGTGATGCAATCTGAAACGTTAAAGATCTGCTTGACAACCTCCTGACTGCATAGTCCTAGTGCTATACCGCCTCCTACTGGTGATGCTGAAAGTTAAAGCTCGGGATAAAGCCTGGCATTAGCAGATAATCAAAcaacagaagtgtgtgtgcacCTTCTTAGGTTGATTATTTTGACATATCTTAAAAGTATTGTCGAATAGAATGTATTCTGGGGGCTGCTGGTTTAGCGGCCTTCGATGGCTTTCTCTATCCTCCCCAGGTGTGTACATCCTGATAGGAGCCGGCAGTCTGGTGATGCTGGTCGGATTCTTTGGCTGCTGCGGAGCTGTACGGGAATCTCAGTGCCTGCTGGGATCAGTGAGTgaaaaatgcatgtaaatgtcaAATGTGGCTTAAGGGGTAAGAGCACCGTCCACTTATCAGAAgattgacaccccccccctggTCTACATGCTGATGAATCCTTGAGTAAGACAAGATAATTTGCCCTCCCGGGGATCAAcagagttttttcttttctttttatatttaaaaaacatatactcataattattattatgatttattgTCATCTGTGGGTCTTTTCAGTTCTTTGCCTGTCTGCTGATTATCTTCGCTGCTGAGGTGGCAGCAGGTGTGTTTGGATTCTTAAACAAAGACAAGGTAAATGTATTATTATCAGTATTATTTTAACTGCTTGAGTAGTTTATAATGAGTATTCTCATGATGGCACCACACGAGTCACATCTTTTCTCTCACATAGATCATTGAAGATGTTCAGAACTTCTACACAACAACCTACAATGAAAACAATAACGGCACGCTAATCATGTCATACCAGAAAGTAGTAAGTAAGCAATAAAGTATTTATGGTGGCGCTGCTCTCATTGCAAACCACACAGACTGTGCATTAAAAGCGATGTTCTTGTACataatattttgtttatttccactTTCAGCTCAACTGTTGTGGCACCGTGGCGAACCCCTGTCTTGACCCCGCACCTGATACTAAGGTAAGGTCTATTACCAGTTCAGTGCAGAAATTTAAGTTTGCCATTTGTTGTGTAATAAATGACCAATGGTGCGATACCAGTCGCTCCAGTCCAGGTCAACACTGCTTGACTCGTCTTGTCTGTGTTCTGCAGGACTGTGAAACAGGCATCAAGGACTTTTTCAACAGCAAGCTCTATATCATTGGGTATGTGGGCATAGGCATCGCTGGAGTCATGGTAAGAAAGGATATCAAAAAAACActtggaaacacattttgtttgtcagcaaaaatatgcatatatttatttatttttttcccaataTTTGTTTCCCTCTCAACAGATCATCGGTATGATCTTCAGTATGGTGCTGTGTTGTGCCATTCGCAACAGCAGGGAGGTCATCTAACCTGGATTCTTCATCTTAAAAGCCCCGACAGACAACATAGCCTTCAGATCAAACATCAAATAACCCTCGATATCAAAAAGTCCCTTTCCACTATGGCGTTTCCAATCTTCCTCCGTAATTCCTCCCAACATTTCTTAACTTATTTGTCACGGCACGTTGCAAAGTTACCTCTTCACAACACCCTGATTGTACTTCCTACTTGCACGCTTGTTCCTTTCATACAAGCCAGTGGAAACGGCGTATTTTCTGATGACTATCAGTTTTCTTTCCCCTGGCGGCCTTTTGGCTAGAGCTGTAAATCTTAACCCACAAACTGTTGCAGTAGTGCAAGAGGCTTTTCACACAGCCTTGCCGCTGACCCCACAGCTGTGGGACACTCCGTCCAGAGAGAGAGCAATCTGAGGTGAAAGCAGCTTCTACATGAACACGCAGTAC is a genomic window of Brachionichthys hirsutus isolate HB-005 chromosome 2, CSIRO-AGI_Bhir_v1, whole genome shotgun sequence containing:
- the LOC137902947 gene encoding tetraspanin-2-like, encoding MGKVEGGMKCVKYLLFVFNFLFWLMGSFVLAVGLWLRFDPETVSLLNGDKAPETFFIGVYILIGAGSLVMLVGFFGCCGAVRESQCLLGSFFACLLIIFAAEVAAGVFGFLNKDKIIEDVQNFYTTTYNENNNGTLIMSYQKVLNCCGTVANPCLDPAPDTKDCETGIKDFFNSKLYIIGYVGIGIAGVMIIGMIFSMVLCCAIRNSREVI